A window of Clavibacter michiganensis contains these coding sequences:
- the trpB gene encoding tryptophan synthase subunit beta, with translation MTDLRSATGPYFGDFGGRYVPESLVAALDELAEAWEELKVDPAFIEELKELHRSYTGRPSLITEVPRFAEHAGGARIILKREDLNHTGSHKINNVLGQALLTKKIGKKRIIAETGAGQHGVATATAAALFGLDCVIYMGEVDTERQALNVARMRLLGAEVIPVRSGSRTLKDAINDAMRDWVTNVETTNYVFGTVAGPHPFPAMVRDLQKVIGEEAREQVLALTGRLPDAVAACVGGGSNAIGIFHAFLDDADVALYGFEAGGDGADTPRTAATITKGRPGMLHGARSYLLQDEDGQTIDSHSISAGLDYPGVGPEHSWLSDLGRASYRPVTDDQAMSALRLLSRTEGIIPAIESAHALAGALELGKELGPDSIILINLSGRGDKDMETAGKYFDLIDAGAEQS, from the coding sequence ATGACGGACCTGCGCAGCGCGACCGGCCCGTACTTCGGCGACTTCGGCGGGCGCTACGTCCCCGAGTCCCTCGTCGCCGCCCTCGACGAGCTGGCGGAGGCGTGGGAGGAGCTCAAGGTCGATCCCGCGTTCATCGAGGAGCTGAAGGAGCTGCACCGCAGCTACACCGGACGCCCGTCGCTCATCACGGAGGTGCCGCGGTTCGCCGAGCACGCCGGCGGGGCCCGCATCATCCTCAAGCGCGAGGACCTGAACCACACCGGCTCGCACAAGATCAACAACGTGCTGGGCCAGGCGCTGCTCACGAAGAAGATCGGCAAGAAGCGCATCATCGCGGAGACGGGAGCGGGCCAGCACGGCGTCGCGACCGCCACCGCGGCCGCGCTCTTCGGCCTCGACTGCGTCATCTACATGGGCGAGGTCGACACCGAGCGCCAGGCGCTGAACGTGGCGCGGATGCGCCTGCTCGGCGCCGAGGTCATCCCGGTCCGCTCGGGCTCGCGCACCCTCAAGGACGCCATCAACGACGCCATGCGCGACTGGGTGACCAACGTCGAGACCACGAACTACGTCTTCGGCACGGTCGCGGGCCCGCACCCGTTCCCGGCGATGGTCCGCGACCTGCAGAAGGTCATCGGCGAGGAGGCCCGCGAGCAGGTCCTCGCGCTCACCGGCCGGCTGCCCGACGCGGTCGCCGCGTGCGTGGGCGGCGGATCCAACGCCATCGGCATCTTCCACGCCTTCCTCGACGACGCCGACGTGGCGCTCTACGGCTTCGAGGCCGGCGGCGACGGGGCGGACACCCCGCGCACGGCCGCCACCATCACCAAGGGCCGCCCCGGCATGCTGCACGGCGCGCGCAGCTACCTCCTGCAGGACGAGGACGGCCAGACCATCGACTCGCACTCGATCTCCGCGGGCCTCGACTACCCGGGCGTCGGCCCGGAGCACTCCTGGCTGTCGGACCTCGGCCGCGCGTCCTACCGACCCGTCACGGACGACCAGGCCATGAGCGCGCTGCGCCTGCTCAGCCGCACCGAGGGCATCATCCCCGCCATCGAGTCCGCGCACGCCCTCGCAGGCGCGCTCGAGCTCGGCAAGGAGCTCGGCCCGGACTCGATCATCCTGATCAACCTCAGCGGCCGCGGCGACAAGGACATGGAGACCGCGGGCAAGTACTTCGACCTCATCGACGCAGGGGCGGAGCAGTCGTGA
- the trpC gene encoding indole-3-glycerol phosphate synthase TrpC: MLGDLLAGALEDAAARRETRPLAQVEAEALARPAALDAVGALAPADRVKIIAEVKRSSPSRGALAEIPDPALLASRYETGGASAISVLTEGRKFRGSLQDLEQVRDTVSIPVLRKDFIGEPYQVLEARASGADLVLLIVAALDQKTLVELHALVGELGMTALVETHSAEEVSRALDLGAQVVGVNARNLTTFELDRDLFGRLADSIPAGVVRIAESAVKTTDDVAHYRRSGADVVLVGEALVTGDPVRTLSEFLDIRA, encoded by the coding sequence GTGCTGGGCGACCTCCTCGCCGGTGCCCTCGAGGACGCGGCCGCCCGCCGCGAGACCCGTCCGCTCGCCCAGGTCGAGGCCGAGGCGCTCGCGCGTCCCGCCGCCCTCGACGCGGTCGGCGCCCTCGCGCCCGCCGACCGCGTGAAGATCATCGCCGAGGTCAAGCGCTCGAGCCCCTCGCGCGGCGCCCTCGCCGAGATCCCGGATCCCGCGCTCCTCGCGTCCCGTTACGAGACCGGCGGCGCCAGCGCCATCAGCGTCCTCACCGAGGGCCGCAAGTTCCGCGGATCCCTCCAGGACCTCGAGCAGGTGCGCGACACCGTCTCCATCCCGGTGCTCCGCAAGGACTTCATCGGCGAGCCGTACCAGGTGCTCGAGGCCCGCGCGTCCGGCGCCGACCTCGTCCTCCTCATCGTCGCCGCGCTCGACCAGAAGACGCTCGTCGAGCTGCACGCGCTGGTGGGCGAGCTCGGCATGACCGCGCTCGTCGAGACCCACTCCGCGGAGGAGGTGTCCCGCGCGCTCGACCTCGGCGCGCAGGTCGTCGGCGTCAACGCGCGCAACCTGACCACGTTCGAGCTCGACCGCGACCTGTTCGGCCGCCTGGCCGACTCCATCCCCGCGGGCGTCGTCCGCATCGCCGAGTCCGCGGTGAAGACCACGGACGACGTGGCGCACTACCGCCGCTCGGGCGCCGACGTCGTGCTGGTGGGCGAGGCGCTCGTCACGGGCGATCCCGTCCGCACGCTCTCCGAGTTCCTGGACATCCGGGCATGA
- a CDS encoding DUF6704 family protein produces MSTESAEPGHGNSPAAWTAVVIMLVAFTVGTIAFWFAIEPVVWASAVLAILGWITGGVMKKLGFGVDGHRTVSTHSKAHS; encoded by the coding sequence ATGTCCACAGAGTCCGCAGAACCCGGCCACGGCAACTCGCCGGCGGCCTGGACGGCCGTCGTCATCATGCTCGTCGCGTTCACCGTCGGCACCATCGCCTTCTGGTTCGCCATCGAGCCCGTCGTGTGGGCCTCGGCCGTCCTCGCGATCCTCGGCTGGATCACCGGCGGCGTCATGAAGAAGCTGGGCTTCGGCGTCGACGGGCACCGCACGGTCTCCACCCACTCGAAGGCGCACTCGTAG
- a CDS encoding Trp biosynthesis-associated membrane protein, translated as MRVTRRTKSLALLLVLATSAATFLGWSQDWSTLRIGGQAPTLVPVAGSVAAPALSALALSSLALAGALAIAGRVLRVVLGILQALIGATVALTAFAATAGPVQAGEAAVTTVTGVAGSSAVAELVDGWTTTPWGPVTLVAGIASALTGLFVAVTGPRWPTRRSRYDAPDQSPARRIVPREDPVAAWDSLSGGADPTRRESGDPDDAPTDGTS; from the coding sequence ATGCGCGTCACCCGCCGCACGAAGTCCCTCGCCCTCCTGCTCGTCCTCGCCACGAGCGCCGCCACGTTCCTCGGCTGGTCGCAGGACTGGTCGACGCTCCGCATCGGCGGCCAGGCGCCGACGCTCGTGCCCGTCGCGGGCAGCGTCGCCGCCCCCGCGCTCAGCGCCCTCGCGCTGTCCAGCCTCGCCCTCGCCGGCGCGCTCGCCATCGCGGGCCGCGTGCTCCGCGTGGTGCTCGGGATCCTGCAGGCGCTCATCGGCGCGACGGTGGCGCTCACGGCGTTCGCCGCGACCGCGGGGCCCGTCCAGGCGGGCGAGGCCGCGGTGACGACCGTCACCGGCGTCGCGGGCTCATCGGCCGTGGCGGAGCTCGTCGACGGGTGGACCACGACCCCCTGGGGTCCGGTCACGCTGGTCGCGGGCATCGCGTCGGCGCTGACGGGCCTCTTCGTCGCGGTCACCGGACCGCGCTGGCCCACCCGCCGGTCCCGGTACGACGCGCCCGACCAGTCGCCCGCCCGGCGGATCGTCCCGCGCGAGGATCCCGTGGCCGCGTGGGACAGCCTGAGCGGCGGCGCGGATCCCACCCGCCGCGAGTCCGGCGACCCCGACGACGCCCCGACCGACGGAACCTCGTGA
- a CDS encoding anthranilate synthase component I has protein sequence MSESPRPAAPSVPAPGTTTREAFRALAADHRVIPVLREVFADGETPVGVHRKLTAGRPGSFLLESAGQGGIWTRFSFVGVSSFGVLTQQGDEARWLDYGMDARRALGDDAPDGPLAALAALYARWETPRIPGLPPLTGGLVGFIGWEAVRQIERLPDRPPAEVPVPGQALSFVSELAVLDHRRGTVTLVATALNDGVDDEDAMWTDAQARLDRLQADLARPSETFLAEVDLQARPSATLRTEPADFHAAIARSKHHIHEGDVFQVVISQRFDQPTTADPIDVYRILRVLNPSPYMYLLTLEDADGKPYSIVGSSPEALVTVTDDHVYMHPIAGSRPRGATVEEDVAHEESLLADPKERAEHLMLVDLARNDMLKACAPGSVEVTEFMRVERFSHIMHLVSSVEGTLRPGVSSIDVFRATFPAGTLSGAPKPRALQIIDELEPAQRGVYGGVVGYFDFAGDADLAIAIRTATIVDGIAHVQAGGGMVADSDPDAEYLESQNKAAAPLRAVAVAEAMRRVR, from the coding sequence ATGAGCGAGTCCCCGCGCCCCGCCGCGCCGTCCGTCCCCGCACCCGGCACCACCACGAGGGAGGCATTCCGCGCCCTCGCGGCCGACCACCGCGTGATCCCCGTGCTCCGCGAGGTCTTCGCCGACGGCGAGACGCCCGTGGGCGTGCACCGCAAGCTCACGGCGGGTCGCCCGGGCAGCTTCCTGCTCGAGTCGGCCGGCCAGGGCGGCATCTGGACCCGCTTCTCGTTCGTCGGCGTCTCGTCCTTCGGCGTGCTGACCCAGCAGGGCGACGAGGCCCGCTGGCTCGACTACGGCATGGACGCGCGCCGCGCCCTCGGCGACGACGCGCCCGACGGCCCGCTCGCCGCCCTCGCCGCGCTCTACGCCCGCTGGGAGACGCCGCGGATCCCGGGCCTGCCGCCCCTCACCGGCGGCCTCGTCGGCTTCATCGGCTGGGAGGCCGTGCGCCAGATCGAGCGACTGCCCGACCGCCCGCCGGCCGAGGTGCCCGTGCCGGGCCAGGCGCTCAGCTTCGTCTCGGAGCTCGCGGTGCTCGACCATCGCCGCGGCACCGTCACGCTCGTCGCGACCGCGCTCAACGACGGCGTCGACGACGAGGACGCCATGTGGACCGACGCGCAGGCGCGCCTCGACCGCTTGCAGGCCGACCTCGCGCGCCCGTCGGAGACGTTCCTCGCCGAGGTCGACCTCCAGGCCCGGCCGTCGGCGACGCTCCGGACCGAGCCCGCCGACTTCCACGCGGCGATCGCGCGCAGCAAGCACCACATCCACGAGGGCGACGTCTTCCAGGTCGTCATCTCGCAGCGCTTCGACCAGCCGACCACGGCCGACCCGATCGACGTCTACCGCATCCTGCGCGTGCTCAACCCGAGCCCGTACATGTACCTCCTCACGCTCGAGGACGCGGACGGGAAGCCGTACTCGATCGTCGGGTCCTCGCCCGAGGCGCTCGTCACGGTCACCGACGACCACGTCTACATGCACCCCATCGCGGGATCCCGCCCGCGCGGCGCGACCGTGGAGGAGGACGTCGCCCACGAGGAGTCGCTGCTCGCCGACCCGAAGGAGCGCGCCGAGCACCTCATGCTGGTGGACCTCGCGCGCAACGACATGCTGAAGGCGTGCGCCCCGGGATCCGTCGAGGTCACCGAGTTCATGCGCGTCGAGCGGTTCAGCCACATCATGCACCTGGTCAGCTCGGTCGAGGGCACGCTCCGGCCCGGCGTCTCGAGCATCGACGTCTTCCGCGCCACGTTCCCGGCCGGCACGCTCTCGGGCGCGCCCAAGCCGCGCGCGCTGCAGATCATCGACGAGCTGGAGCCCGCCCAGCGCGGCGTGTACGGGGGAGTGGTGGGCTACTTCGACTTCGCGGGCGACGCCGACCTCGCCATCGCGATCCGCACCGCCACCATCGTCGACGGCATCGCGCACGTCCAGGCCGGCGGCGGCATGGTCGCCGACTCCGACCCGGACGCGGAGTACCTCGAGTCGCAGAACAAGGCCGCGGCTCCGCTGCGCGCCGTGGCCGTCGCCGAAGCCATGCGGCGCGTGCGCTGA
- the hisI gene encoding phosphoribosyl-AMP cyclohydrolase, giving the protein MSAPAPVPDVDGVLARASFADDGLLPAVIQQHDTREVLMLGYMDREALRRTLTTGRVTFWSRSRREYWRKGDTSGHGQYVRDAALDCDGDTVLIQVDQVGVACHTGTRTCFDADHLHPVTGARPAADEGPTP; this is encoded by the coding sequence ATGAGCGCACCCGCGCCTGTCCCCGACGTGGACGGCGTCCTCGCGCGCGCGTCCTTCGCCGACGACGGGCTGCTGCCCGCGGTGATCCAGCAGCACGACACGCGCGAGGTGCTCATGCTCGGCTACATGGACCGCGAGGCCCTCCGCCGCACGCTCACCACCGGCCGCGTCACCTTCTGGTCCCGGTCCCGCCGCGAGTACTGGCGGAAGGGCGACACCTCCGGGCACGGCCAGTACGTGCGCGACGCGGCCCTCGACTGCGACGGCGACACGGTCCTCATCCAGGTCGACCAGGTAGGAGTGGCCTGCCACACCGGCACGCGCACCTGCTTCGACGCCGACCACCTCCACCCCGTCACGGGCGCGCGCCCCGCCGCCGACGAAGGGCCCACCCCATGA
- the hisF gene encoding imidazole glycerol phosphate synthase subunit HisF, producing the protein MAASAASGPSAQLAVRVIPCLDVAAGRVVKGVNFLDLQDAGDPVELARLYYEQGADELTFLDVTATVEDRSTMYDVVSATAEQVFIPLTVGGGVRSADDVARLLASGADKIGVNSAAIARPDLVGEIADRFGAQVCVLSLDITRGDTESGFVVTTHGGRTRTTIDAVAWAREAVERGAGELLVNSINADGTRDGFDLELVAAMRAASRVPVIASGGAGELDHFAPAIEAGADAVLAASVFHSRRFTIGDVKGALADAGQVVRR; encoded by the coding sequence GTGGCCGCATCCGCCGCGTCCGGCCCGTCCGCGCAGCTCGCCGTCCGCGTCATCCCCTGCCTCGACGTGGCCGCGGGTCGCGTCGTCAAGGGCGTCAACTTCCTCGACCTGCAGGACGCGGGCGATCCCGTCGAGCTCGCGCGCCTCTACTACGAGCAGGGCGCCGACGAGCTCACGTTCCTCGACGTCACCGCCACGGTCGAGGACCGGTCGACGATGTACGACGTCGTGAGCGCCACCGCCGAGCAGGTCTTCATCCCGCTGACGGTCGGCGGGGGAGTGCGCAGCGCCGACGACGTGGCGCGCCTCCTCGCGAGCGGCGCCGACAAGATCGGCGTCAACAGCGCGGCCATCGCACGCCCCGACCTCGTGGGCGAGATCGCCGACCGCTTCGGCGCGCAGGTGTGCGTGCTCTCGCTCGACATCACGCGCGGCGACACGGAGTCCGGCTTCGTCGTCACGACGCACGGCGGCCGCACGCGCACGACGATCGACGCCGTCGCCTGGGCCCGCGAGGCCGTCGAGCGCGGCGCGGGCGAGCTGCTCGTGAACTCCATCAACGCCGACGGCACGCGCGACGGCTTCGACCTCGAGCTCGTGGCCGCCATGCGCGCCGCGAGCCGCGTGCCCGTCATCGCCTCCGGCGGCGCGGGCGAGCTCGACCACTTCGCGCCCGCGATCGAGGCCGGCGCCGACGCCGTGCTCGCCGCGAGCGTCTTCCACTCCCGCCGGTTCACGATCGGCGACGTCAAGGGCGCCCTCGCGGACGCCGGTCAGGTGGTCCGACGATGA
- the hisG gene encoding ATP phosphoribosyltransferase: MLRVAVPNKGSLSETAAQMLAEAGYAGRRDPKELYVLDARNDVEFFYLRPRDIATYVGSGALDVGITGRDLLIDSASDASETAELGFAGSTFRFAGPVGRFADLADLAGVRIATSYPVLVGGFLREHGVEAQLIRLDGAVESAIQLGVADAIADVVETGTTLRKAGLEIFGPVILRSTAVLISGAEEKPGAATLLRRLEGVLVARRYVLMDYDVPLSLLDAATAITPGIESPTISPLQDPAWVAVRSMVPRDDTNQIMDRLHEVGARAILVSPIHAARI; this comes from the coding sequence ATGCTCCGTGTCGCCGTGCCCAACAAGGGCTCGCTCTCAGAGACCGCCGCCCAGATGCTCGCCGAGGCCGGGTACGCCGGCCGTCGTGACCCCAAGGAGCTCTACGTCCTCGACGCGCGCAACGACGTCGAGTTCTTCTACCTCCGCCCGCGCGACATCGCGACCTACGTCGGGTCCGGCGCGCTCGACGTCGGCATCACCGGCCGCGACCTCCTCATCGACTCCGCCTCGGACGCCTCCGAGACCGCGGAGCTGGGCTTCGCGGGATCCACGTTCCGCTTCGCCGGCCCCGTCGGCCGCTTCGCCGACCTGGCCGACCTCGCCGGGGTCCGCATCGCCACCAGCTACCCCGTGCTCGTCGGCGGCTTCCTCCGCGAGCACGGCGTCGAGGCGCAGCTCATCCGCCTCGACGGCGCCGTCGAGTCCGCCATCCAGCTGGGCGTCGCCGACGCCATCGCCGACGTGGTCGAGACCGGCACCACGCTGCGGAAGGCGGGGCTCGAGATCTTCGGCCCCGTGATCCTCCGCTCGACGGCCGTGCTCATCTCGGGCGCCGAGGAGAAGCCGGGCGCCGCCACGCTGCTCCGCCGCCTCGAGGGCGTGCTCGTCGCGCGCCGCTACGTGCTCATGGACTACGACGTGCCGCTGTCGCTCCTGGACGCCGCCACGGCCATCACGCCGGGCATCGAGTCGCCCACCATCTCGCCGCTGCAGGATCCCGCGTGGGTCGCCGTGCGCTCGATGGTGCCGCGCGACGACACGAACCAGATCATGGACCGCCTGCACGAGGTCGGCGCCCGCGCCATCCTGGTCAGCCCGATCCACGCAGCACGGATCTGA
- a CDS encoding phosphoribosyl-ATP diphosphatase: MKTFDDLFGELTRIAAERPEGSGTVRELDGGVHAIGKKVVEEAAEVWMAAEHESDDRAAEEISQLLYHVQVMMIARGLTLEDVGRHL; the protein is encoded by the coding sequence GTGAAGACCTTCGATGACCTGTTCGGCGAGCTGACCCGCATCGCCGCCGAGCGGCCCGAGGGGTCCGGCACCGTCCGCGAGCTCGACGGCGGCGTGCACGCGATCGGCAAGAAGGTCGTCGAGGAGGCCGCCGAGGTCTGGATGGCGGCCGAGCACGAGTCCGACGACCGCGCCGCCGAGGAGATCTCGCAGCTGCTGTACCACGTGCAGGTCATGATGATCGCGCGCGGCCTCACCCTGGAGGACGTCGGCCGACATCTGTGA
- a CDS encoding FKBP-type peptidyl-prolyl cis-trans isomerase encodes MTDTTKPEVEPVDGPAPAELTISDITVGDGPEAQPGDTVDVHYLGVDFESGEEFDSSWSRGQSVRFPLRSLIAGWQQGIPGMKVGGRRQLVVPPELAYGPAGGGHRLSGRTLIFVIDLQGVG; translated from the coding sequence ATGACCGACACCACCAAGCCCGAGGTCGAGCCCGTCGACGGCCCGGCCCCCGCAGAGCTGACCATCTCCGACATCACCGTGGGCGACGGCCCCGAGGCCCAGCCCGGCGACACGGTCGACGTGCACTACCTCGGCGTCGACTTCGAGTCCGGCGAGGAGTTCGACTCCTCCTGGAGCCGCGGCCAGTCCGTGCGCTTCCCCCTCCGCAGCCTCATCGCCGGCTGGCAGCAGGGCATCCCCGGCATGAAGGTCGGCGGACGCCGCCAGCTCGTCGTGCCGCCGGAGCTCGCCTACGGACCCGCGGGCGGCGGCCACCGCCTCTCCGGCCGCACGCTGATCTTCGTGATCGACCTGCAGGGCGTCGGCTAG
- the rpe gene encoding ribulose-phosphate 3-epimerase, translated as MPVRIEPSILSADFANLEREIQRLATADLVHVDIMDNHFVPNLTFGLPMVERLQQVTPVPLDIHLMIDDVDRWAPGYAEAGAASVTFHAEATREPVALARRLREIGARAGIALKPGTPVDDYLELLHEFDQVLVMTVEPGFGGQSFMPETMPKLRALRSRLRESGHDVWLQVDGGIDVETIGRAAEAGADTFVSGSGVFRGGDPESAISELRRAAEAHMHAH; from the coding sequence ATGCCCGTCCGCATCGAACCGAGCATCCTGTCCGCCGACTTCGCGAACCTGGAGCGCGAGATCCAGCGCCTCGCCACCGCCGACCTCGTGCACGTCGACATCATGGACAACCACTTCGTGCCGAACCTCACGTTCGGCCTCCCGATGGTGGAGCGCCTCCAGCAGGTGACCCCGGTCCCGCTCGACATCCACCTGATGATCGACGACGTCGACCGCTGGGCGCCGGGCTACGCGGAGGCGGGCGCCGCGAGCGTCACCTTCCATGCCGAGGCCACGCGCGAGCCCGTCGCGCTCGCCCGCCGGCTCCGGGAGATCGGCGCGCGCGCCGGCATCGCGCTGAAGCCCGGCACGCCCGTCGACGACTACCTCGAGCTCCTCCACGAGTTCGACCAGGTGCTCGTGATGACGGTCGAGCCCGGCTTCGGCGGCCAGTCCTTCATGCCCGAGACGATGCCCAAGCTCCGGGCCCTCCGCTCCCGCCTCCGCGAGTCCGGCCACGACGTGTGGCTCCAGGTCGACGGCGGCATCGACGTCGAGACCATCGGCCGCGCGGCCGAGGCCGGCGCGGACACGTTCGTCTCCGGATCCGGCGTCTTCCGTGGCGGCGACCCCGAGTCGGCCATCTCCGAGCTGCGCCGGGCCGCCGAGGCGCACATGCACGCGCACTGA
- a CDS encoding RsmB/NOP family class I SAM-dependent RNA methyltransferase, translating to MSDSTGSPARRPEGRRTGGARRPADRGSRPADDRSAVGGPSSVSPARRVAYEVVSAVRESDAYANLLLPVRIRRAALSAQDAALATELAYGTLRMSGYYDRVIELAAGRPVTAIDAPILDVLRLSVHQLLSMRVATHAAVNEGVDMARAVGSRSATGFVNGVLRTITRSEPAEWRQRVLDSAASDDERLALEHSHPLWVLRALRQALAREGRADELEDLLRADNAAPAVSLVALPGLATVEETQEQPAAFSPVGAYLEGGDPMDAPGVAEGRVRVQDEGSQLAALALSRARAVTPGERWLDLCAGPGGKAALLAAEAGRSGALLTANELVPARAGLVRDALRAVAGDTEVWELDGTTVGESHPGAFDRILLDAPCSGLGALRRRPEARWRKTPRDVAGLGALQTGLIDSAIGALAPGGILAYVTCSPHLAETRAIVQAALQRHPDVTALDTRAVLQEVADGDLELPDADPDAGARGSSVQLWPHRHGTDAMFIALLTRR from the coding sequence ATGAGCGACAGCACCGGATCCCCCGCCCGTCGACCGGAAGGCCGCCGCACGGGTGGCGCGCGCCGCCCCGCCGACCGCGGGTCCCGCCCCGCCGACGACCGGTCGGCGGTCGGCGGCCCGTCGTCCGTCAGCCCGGCCCGCCGCGTCGCCTACGAGGTCGTGAGCGCGGTCCGCGAGTCGGACGCGTACGCGAACCTGCTGCTGCCGGTCAGGATCCGCCGCGCCGCCCTCAGCGCGCAGGACGCCGCCCTCGCCACCGAGCTCGCGTACGGCACCCTGCGCATGTCCGGCTACTACGACCGCGTGATCGAGCTGGCGGCCGGCCGTCCCGTCACGGCGATCGACGCGCCGATCCTCGACGTCCTGCGCCTCTCGGTGCACCAGCTCCTCAGCATGCGCGTCGCGACGCACGCGGCCGTCAACGAGGGCGTCGACATGGCGCGCGCGGTCGGATCCCGCTCGGCCACGGGCTTCGTCAACGGAGTCCTCCGCACCATCACCCGCTCGGAGCCCGCCGAGTGGCGGCAGCGCGTGCTCGACAGCGCCGCGAGCGACGACGAGCGGCTCGCGCTCGAGCACTCCCACCCGCTGTGGGTGCTGCGCGCGCTCCGCCAGGCGCTCGCGCGCGAGGGCCGCGCCGACGAGCTCGAGGACCTCCTCCGGGCCGACAACGCGGCCCCCGCCGTCAGCCTCGTCGCGCTCCCGGGCCTCGCGACCGTCGAGGAGACGCAGGAGCAGCCGGCCGCCTTCTCGCCCGTCGGCGCCTACCTCGAGGGCGGTGACCCGATGGACGCGCCCGGCGTCGCCGAGGGCCGCGTCCGCGTGCAGGACGAGGGCTCCCAGCTCGCCGCGCTCGCGCTCAGCCGCGCCCGCGCCGTCACCCCGGGCGAGCGCTGGCTCGACCTCTGCGCGGGTCCCGGCGGCAAGGCCGCGCTGCTCGCCGCCGAGGCGGGCCGCTCCGGCGCCCTGCTCACCGCCAACGAGCTCGTCCCCGCGCGCGCCGGGCTCGTGCGCGACGCCCTCCGCGCCGTAGCCGGCGACACCGAGGTGTGGGAGCTCGACGGCACGACCGTGGGGGAGAGCCACCCGGGCGCGTTCGACCGGATCCTGCTCGACGCGCCCTGCAGCGGCCTCGGCGCCCTCCGCCGCCGGCCCGAGGCGCGCTGGCGGAAGACGCCGCGCGACGTCGCGGGCCTCGGCGCCCTGCAGACGGGGCTCATCGACTCGGCGATCGGCGCGCTCGCGCCCGGCGGGATCCTCGCCTACGTCACGTGCTCGCCGCACCTCGCCGAGACGCGCGCCATCGTGCAGGCCGCGCTCCAGCGCCACCCGGACGTGACCGCGCTCGACACGCGCGCGGTGCTGCAGGAGGTGGCCGACGGCGACCTCGAGCTGCCGGACGCCGACCCCGACGCTGGAGCACGCGGATCCAGCGTGCAGCTCTGGCCGCACCGGCACGGCACCGACGCCATGTTCATCGCCCTGCTGACCCGCCGGTAG
- the fmt gene encoding methionyl-tRNA formyltransferase, translating to MRLVFAGTPRAAVPSLVRLHASGHEVALVVTRADAPTGRKRQLTPSPVAREAEGLGIPTLRTNRLDEEATARIAAVGADLGVIVAYGGLVREPLLSTPARGWINLHFSLLPRWRGAAPVQRSIMAGETVTGASVFRLERGMDTGPVFAVEERPTGAHETAGDVLHALAMQGADLLVRTVDGIAAGSAVARPQEGEPTLAPKTSIADGRIDWARPADAVLAQIRGVTPEPGAFTSVDDVRVKVHRAAELRDAAPLDPGRIESVGGAVMVGTTSHPVELIQVQPAGKKPMPAADWWRGVTTRDITAR from the coding sequence ATGAGACTCGTCTTCGCCGGCACGCCCCGAGCGGCCGTGCCGTCGCTCGTCCGCCTCCACGCCTCGGGCCACGAGGTGGCGCTCGTCGTCACGCGGGCCGACGCGCCCACCGGCCGCAAGCGACAGCTGACGCCGTCGCCCGTCGCCCGGGAGGCCGAGGGGCTCGGCATCCCCACGCTCCGCACCAACCGGCTGGACGAGGAGGCGACCGCCCGCATCGCCGCGGTCGGGGCCGACCTCGGGGTGATCGTCGCCTACGGCGGCCTCGTGCGGGAGCCGCTGCTGTCCACGCCCGCGCGTGGCTGGATCAACCTGCACTTCTCGCTCCTGCCCCGGTGGCGGGGAGCGGCGCCCGTGCAGCGCTCGATCATGGCGGGCGAGACCGTCACGGGCGCCAGCGTCTTCCGACTGGAGCGGGGCATGGACACCGGTCCGGTGTTCGCCGTGGAGGAGCGGCCCACGGGCGCGCACGAGACCGCGGGGGACGTGCTCCACGCGCTCGCGATGCAGGGCGCCGACCTCCTCGTCCGCACGGTCGACGGGATCGCCGCGGGCAGCGCCGTCGCGCGTCCCCAGGAGGGCGAGCCCACGCTCGCGCCCAAGACGTCCATCGCCGACGGTCGCATCGACTGGGCGCGCCCGGCGGATGCCGTGCTCGCGCAGATCCGGGGCGTGACGCCGGAGCCCGGCGCGTTCACCTCCGTGGACGACGTGCGCGTCAAGGTCCACCGCGCCGCCGAGCTGCGCGACGCCGCCCCGCTCGACCCCGGGCGCATCGAGTCCGTCGGCGGTGCCGTGATGGTCGGCACCACCAGCCATCCCGTCGAGCTCATCCAGGTGCAGCCCGCGGGGAAGAAGCCCATGCCCGCCGCCGACTGGTGGCGCGGCGTCACGACGAGGGACATCACCGCACGATGA